In a genomic window of Streptomyces sp. SJL17-4:
- a CDS encoding carboxymuconolactone decarboxylase family protein gives MSARLNMYDSPVAIKAWKHIIAANKAIAEDSSLPTATQELVRIRASQINGCGACLDMHTKDAAAAGETSLRLHMVAAWREATVFTDAERAALELTEQGTRLADGSGVTDEVWAEAVKHFDDDQLAALVSQIAIINAFNRGNAITRQPAGDYRPGQYA, from the coding sequence ATGAGCGCACGCCTGAACATGTACGACAGCCCGGTCGCCATCAAGGCCTGGAAGCACATCATCGCGGCGAACAAGGCGATCGCCGAGGACTCGTCGCTGCCCACCGCCACCCAGGAGCTCGTCAGGATCCGCGCCAGCCAGATCAACGGCTGCGGCGCCTGCCTCGACATGCACACCAAGGACGCCGCCGCCGCCGGGGAGACCTCGCTACGGCTCCACATGGTCGCCGCCTGGCGCGAGGCCACCGTCTTCACCGACGCCGAGCGCGCCGCGCTGGAACTGACGGAACAGGGCACCCGACTCGCCGACGGGTCCGGGGTCACGGACGAGGTCTGGGCCGAGGCCGTGAAGCACTTCGACGACGACCAGCTCGCCGCCCTGGTGTCCCAGATCGCGATCATCAACGCCTTCAACCGCGGCAACGCCATCACCCGGCAGCCCGCCGGCGACTACCGGCCCGGCCAGTACGCGTAG
- a CDS encoding helix-turn-helix domain-containing protein yields MAKRTYSCGLDAAIAVMGGKWKGLILFSLGEGPLRFGELRRAVAGISERMLILQLREMEASGLVHREVHQQVPPKVEYSLTEFGGSLNTAMGPLGAWGEEHLERIEAIPRDPA; encoded by the coding sequence ATGGCCAAGCGGACGTACAGCTGCGGACTCGACGCTGCCATCGCCGTCATGGGCGGCAAATGGAAGGGCCTGATCCTCTTCTCGCTCGGTGAGGGACCGCTGCGCTTCGGGGAGTTGAGGAGGGCGGTGGCCGGCATCAGCGAGCGGATGCTGATCCTCCAGCTGCGGGAGATGGAAGCCAGTGGCCTGGTGCACCGCGAGGTCCACCAGCAGGTCCCGCCCAAGGTGGAGTACTCCCTCACCGAGTTCGGCGGCTCCCTCAACACGGCGATGGGGCCGCTCGGCGCATGGGGCGAGGAGCACCTGGAGCGCATCGAGGCGATCCCGCGGGACCCGGCCTAG
- a CDS encoding class I SAM-dependent methyltransferase, which yields MSSDADRDGDARPGPGRAQRDHWERTYGAHPGMYGDEPSAPAVRAAEVFLALGARNVLELGAGHGRDALFFARSGLTVTAADFSPAGLDQLGARATADGLSDRVTTAVVDVRDPLPFADASVDAVFAHMLLCMALSTEEIHSLVAEVRRVLRPGGTFVYTVRHTGDAHYGAGTGHGDDIWEHGGFAVHFFSRALVDALVEGWTLDEVIAFEEGDLPRRLWRVTQTRR from the coding sequence ATGAGCAGCGATGCGGACCGAGACGGAGACGCCCGCCCCGGACCGGGGCGTGCCCAGCGTGACCACTGGGAGCGGACCTACGGCGCCCACCCCGGCATGTACGGCGACGAGCCCTCCGCACCGGCCGTCCGTGCCGCCGAGGTCTTTCTGGCCCTGGGCGCCCGCAACGTCCTCGAACTGGGCGCCGGGCACGGCCGCGACGCGCTGTTCTTCGCCCGCTCCGGGCTCACCGTGACCGCCGCGGACTTCAGCCCCGCCGGCCTCGACCAGCTCGGTGCGCGGGCCACCGCCGACGGCCTCTCCGACCGGGTGACCACCGCCGTCGTCGACGTACGCGACCCGCTGCCGTTCGCCGACGCCTCCGTGGACGCGGTCTTCGCCCACATGCTGCTGTGCATGGCCCTTTCCACCGAGGAGATCCACTCCCTCGTCGCCGAGGTGCGCCGCGTCCTGCGGCCCGGCGGGACCTTCGTCTACACCGTCCGGCACACCGGCGACGCCCACTACGGCGCCGGGACCGGTCACGGCGACGACATCTGGGAGCACGGCGGCTTCGCGGTGCACTTCTTCTCCCGCGCCCTCGTCGACGCTCTCGTCGAGGGCTGGACCCTCGACGAGGTGATCGCCTTCGAGGAGGGTGACCTGCCCCGCCGGCTGTGGCGCGTCACCCAGACCCGGCGCTGA